AACAAGTCTTTGCTTTCAGGTCTGTTTCAAGACAGGATGCCTCCCTCTGCCAAAAGGGGCCTGACTCATCCAGATGCTTCTGAAAAAACAGCTGCCAAGGCAGGAAGATGGCAGCCCAACACGGGTTCATAGGTGCCAAAGGGTCTTGGACCCCTTTAGTCCtcccaaattgggggggggggtaaaatggACTGGGTCGAGCTGCCCCAGCCTCCTCTTCCATATGAGAGTACAGGTAAGGCACCCAACCGCCCATCTACCTGCCTAGACCTGGCTCCCCTTGAGCCATAGAGGGGACTTGGGTGCCACTGCATGttagggagagggtgcctgggcTGGGTCTGCTGTCGCCCCCCAGCTCCTGGCCTCAGCTTGGGCACCATCGCCTCCTGCGCCCGGGCCTCGGAAGCGGTTGTCAGACCGGAGAGTGGGGTGGTGAGGCTCACCTTGGAactagctcaggggtctgcaacccacggctccggagccgcatgtggctcttttacacctttgccgcggctccggggcggatactagcgaggggaggaggcacattatgcgccccgacactccccactgtggcgggcgctgtactggctgtgacgtcgcatgggggcggtgcgtgcgttagtcacacaccgtcccgacgtcaccttcccacccgctgtcagatcggagggcagcggcgcgcatgctttaaatgtcacaatggttttgcggctcccaggttttttcccccttcggaaatgggtccaagtggctttttttgtcttaaaggttgcagacccctgaactagctAATATGAAACAGGTTGCTTATTTACCAGCACGATGCACAATTTAGCCAAACCTTTTGTGAGAAACATCACAAGTAGCAAATTGGGGAAGACTGTATTTATAGAAGAAGTGtgcctgcacacgaaagctcataccaataacaaacttagttggtctctaacgtGCTactataggacgcgggtggcgctgtgggttaaaccacagagccaaggacttgccgattagaaggttggcggttcgaatccccacaacggggtgagctcctgttgctcggtcccagctcctgccaacctagcagttcgaaagttccggcgggaagggaagcggcgtttccatgcgctgctctggttcgccagaaacggcttagtcatgctggccacatgacccgtaagctgtacaccggctccctcagccaataaagcgagatgagcgccgcaaccccagagtcggccacaactggacctaatggtcaggggtccctttacctttaaggtgctactggaaggatttttttttttttatttcgactATGGCaggccaacatggctacctacccgTAACTAGAACTGTATTGATAGTTAGCGAAAACTATAAACACATAACTTCTGGGCATAGTGATATTGTTACATTACTAGTCCTTATAAACGTTGTAAAGGGAaaggtttattggccgagggagccggcgtacagcttctgggttatgtggccagcatgactaagccgcttctggcgaaccagagcagtgcagggaaatgccgtttaccttcccagtggagcggtacctatttatctactggcattATTTATCAGCTTAAAGAAGTCTTTTAGGCTCAGTAGGTCTTCTTCCCAGGTAAGCATAAAAGCCAAGCGCTCGCTTGGCTCCAGCCTCCCCCCTTCCAGCAGGGAGCGGGCCAATGCGTCCCCCTCCCCCAGtgttttattcaagctggcaccctGCGCTCTGTCCAGAAGTTGACTGGCGGGTGCATCTTGGCCACTGCATCTCTCTGGCCTAACCCCCCCACCCTGTGGCATTTGCCTCAAGGCAGGGGAGGGCCGGAGCTGAGAGTGGGGCACCACCCTGGGCTTTGCTCTGTCTGCACCTGTCTGCCTGGCTTCCTCCGGCTCTGCTGGTAGTGCGTCAAGGCTTCGTAGAGGTGGCAGTACGGCCGGGAGCGCTTCCCCTTGCCCACGTAGAAGATGGCGCTGATGAATGTCCGGAAACACTCGGCCCGGCTGATGTACTGGCTGCGGAAGGGCAGGTTCTGGGTCACCCTGTCGGGCACAGGCAGAAGGGCAGTTAACCAGTGGAACTCGCCGCCACGGGAGGCAGCGATGGGCCAGCAACCGGCTGTCTAACAGCTCCACCTgggatgcaggctgagaccctacctgcccacggactgtcttgccagtggtgcatgctctagttatctcccgcttggactactgcaatgagctctgtgtggggccacctttgaaggtgacccggaaactgcaattaatccagaatgcggcagctagactggtgactgggggcagccgccgggaccatataacaccggtcccgagagatctgcattggctcccagtacgtttccaagcacaattcaaagtgttggtgctgacctttaaagccctaaatggcctcggtccagtatacctgaaggagcgtctccacccccatcgttctgcccggacactgaggtccgttgctagaagtgaggttacagggaaacagacagagggccttctcggtagtggaacccgtggaacgccctcccatcagatgtcaaggaaatcagcagctatcttatttttaaaagacatctgaaggcagccctgtttagggaagttttttaaatttaatgctgtgttgtttttaacactcgattgggagccgcccagagtggctggggaaactcagccagatgggcggggtataaataataaattattattattattattatatataaccTGGAGGGCTTTAAGAGGCGactggacaaattcgtggaggagcaGGGAGGCCGACAACGGCTGCCAGCCATGATGGCCAAGCTCCGCTTCCACGGCCGAAGGTGGCCATGCTTCTGAGCACCAGCTCctggaaacggcaggaggggTGACGGCCCTTGCGACCGTGCCCTGCCTGTTGCGTTCCCTTGGAGGCATCTGGtcgggaacaggatgctggactaggtggagcactggccggatccagcagcaggctctccttaggtTCTTAGGGGGATGCTAGGAGGCACAATATGGTCTGTGTGAGACACATGCACTCACAAAATGCAACCCCCTAGATCAGGAACTCTTTCCCTCAGCTCGAGGGCTGCATTCTCTTCCAGAGGCGACGTGCAGGGACAGAGGCAGGTGGAGAAATGGATGAAAATGTTACTTCCATCCAGGTAACCTAGtggcatgatcagagttccaaGGGTGCATCCCAGCCAGGCCAAGacacctggggtgtgtgtgtgtgtgtgtgtgtgtgtgcgcaaagCAGGACTGGCAAGGATATTCTGTGTGGCCTGGAGAGTATTTGGCCCTTGGACGCCTGGGCTTGAGCTTTCCCACCcctgggtcatagaatcatagagctgccgagctagaagggaccatgagggccacCTAAgcccagcgtttcccaaacttgggtcctcaGCTGTTCTCTGACCATGAGACtatggcccttcaggatttaacctccttccgcagagcctgtaagacagagctgttccacctggcctttaatttgaattcagcctgatcttttatttcccttctctttcgtccccctccccttttatgaagatcacccgctctgagaccccacagctcatTCTCCCCTGggctcctcactggcccaagtaggaccaattcagccagctagccctggggattatctaactgatttttgatttttattgttcatgtttttataccgtattttatgctgcttttataattaagtgttttaaatttgttgttagccgccctgagcccggtttttgaaccggaaagggcggtgtataaataaaaaattattattattattacaattcccatcatcgctgaccactggtcctgctagctagggatgatgggagttgtagtgcgaaaacagctggggacccaagtttgggaaaccctaatctagtccaaccccggcaatgctcaaacccacaaccctgaggttaagagactTGTGCTCTACCAGCTGACAAGCTCTTCTCCGTTTGAACTGGTGATCAGATGGGGCTGTGAGGCCGTGGAGCAGAGGCAAGGAGAGAGGGTCTCCAAGCCCTTTCCTCGCATGGCCAGAGAGGCCTGACAACACCCTGAGGGTTCTGTTCCGTGGAGAAGACTGCACGCTGTCAAACTACACCCTCAGTTTTCGCCCAAAGCTCAGCTGAGTCTGAAAAGGTAGGAAttgcctccttccccccccccccaggggcagCTGAGACGGCAGAATCGGGGAAAAGCTTCCACACCTGGGATCCAGGAGCAGGTAGTTGAAGCTGGACTTGAGAAGGCCCTCCCTCCACTTGCGGCTCTTGTCCGGCTGGTCGAACTGCCTGGACAAAGCCATCTCGTCCTCCTGGCCATCTGGGATCTGGTAAGTGTCCAGGGCAGAAGACAATTCCGGGCTGTAGCCTGGAGGCGAGTGAAGAACAGACAACCCCACCGCCACCAAAACAGAGAAGTTTGTTAGCACATGGTGGAGAGACGCACACGACACAGAACAAGGAAAGAAGGGTGGAATATTATCTCAATATACGATCACAGGGGAGAGACTTTGTTAAATCGTGCATGAGCAGAATAGGGCTGAGCGATAGATTGCTATATCGTTCTAAACTggttgtgatatcggtttcataattttggaactggcaatatatcgcgaatcgtgtgtgtgtggctgttatgcaaaaatcacaatgtgggaaaaactgtgaagccagcccgTGCCTCTACACAGCTCCATTCTTATGTCAGATGTtgtgatatacagtcatacctcgggttaaagacgcttcgggtcaaatcttttcaggttgtgtcctgcggcgatccggaagtaccagaaagggttacttctgggtttcgctgctcacgcatgcgcagatactCAAAATGgcgtcacgtgcatgcacagaaacagcgaatcgtgacccgcacagacgcgggttgcgttctgctcatgttgcgaatggggctccggaatggatcctgttcgcaaccaaaggtaccactgtatcaacatttcacgatgtttagctggtgatatattgcgatgttgaaaaccaggtatcgcccagccctagatcAGAACAGGTGtaagtgtgtgtggtggtggggatttgtgtattaatattattatttttaagaggagTTCTCAGCCCCTTAGCCTACAAATTAGAATCAGCAAAGGAGATATGTAAACCATATGTAAACCTCCCTCTCACAACCTTAAAGGCATGTCAGTTAAAGGCAAAGAAGCACATGGGGTGCCCTTTCTGGAGATGAccctggagcatagctgtcaactttccccttttcttgcgaggaatcctattcggaataagggaatttcccttaaaaaaagggaaacgttgacagctatgagcccgggaccttctgcatgcaaagaaggccTCCATCAATGGGCTGAGGCCCTCCCCTACTCCCAGGCAAAGCAGCGACCCACCTGCAGACCCCTTCCGGGCCTTGGTCTTCGGGTCGCTCATCAGCTTCTCAAGTAGCTGCAGGTAAATTTTCCTGGTGAGTCCCGTTACAGGACCCGGGTTGACGCCGAAGTCTCGAAGCTGCCGGACTAGCGCTTCGTCTGAGAGATGGCTCAGCTCAGAGGCGGCTGGCGGAGAGCTGCCGCCCACATCTGCCGGCCCGGCCGCTTGACCGGTGTATGCCCGCCAGTCGTAGATGACGGTGTCTTCGGAGCTGGTGGTGTTGGCCACAGAGTCGTCCGTGCAAGGGACGTGGCGCTCCACGAGGGCGTGCCCTTCATCCTCATAAAGGTATTCCACGGGCTCGGTGGCACTCAGGTTCACTGGCCGGCCACCGGGCGACAGCTGGACATCTTGGGCAATGGGACTCATCCGTCCGGACGGGCAGGTGGACACTCTCGGTGCAGGCAGCCGGCTGAAGCTCACTCGCGAGCGATTGGCCTGCCTCTTGGTCGTACCACGCCTGGCACTTAGCCGCTCAGGTTCACCCCGAGGCAGCACAGCATCCAGGCTTTCTCGGGCACCATTCCCTGGTGGCAGCTTCTCCTCCTTCAAGGGAAGCTCTTCCCCTGAATCTGTCGCACGGTCGCTGCCACATTTGGTGTCAGAACGGTCATACCCTCTGCAAACTTCTCTCCCAGAACTTCCTGGTGTATCCAGGCTGATGAGAGGGCCGCCCGAAGGGAGGGACCCTGAGCAGCTGCCTGGCTCACAGCTGCTGAGACCAGCGCTGATTAATACGGTGTCATCGAGTTCACCGTTCTCGCCTCCCGCCGCACCAGGCAGGCCGCTGTTCCTTGGGCCAGCGGATCGATCTTGCCTATCGCTGGAGACCGGAAcctgccctctggggtttctCGTCCGCCTGGGACGCTGTGGCACCTCCAGGGTCTCAtcgaagagggaggaggaagagctggcaTTGTGCGTGGCCGACGCCATCATGCGGCTTTTGGTTCGGGGTGTAACGTGCCGGGGGCTTTGGTGGGGCTGGAGCAGCGGTGAATGGCAGACCCTGGTCGCCAGCATCATTGACCTCAGCTTGGCCTCCAAGCCGGCCGGCTCTTCTTTGATGCTTGGAGGAGTTTGATGAGGGATGGCTATTGTTTCAGCCGCATCCCAGACCATCCCGGAAGGGACAGGGCTCTCATTCCCCGGGGAAGACGtctcttcagatgccttctgTATGAGCACTGTTTCTGGAGTCCACAAGTGTTCCTCCACATCCTTGGTACTCATGGAGTGAAATCCTCTCCTTTCCTCTGTACTCAACCTTTCCTGCACTTCAGGTGACCCACTCCCTTTTAGTTTGCCTTGCTGTTCCCAGGTACCAACTCTCCCAACGATGGGAGAGGAAATTTCTGAAAGGTGCTCGTTCTCTGCTCCAGAAATCCTTGGCTTCTGCGTTTCCCTCAATGGCGGAGAGtccgtgccttggtttccccaCTTCTGCAAAAGGCAATTTGCAAGAACCTGGGACGTTTGGGAGAAACCCGGCTGCCTGCTGTTCTTGGGCCGTTCGTCCTTCCCAAAGCTGCACAGGTCCAAAGATTGCCTCCCAGCGCATGTGTTGGAATAAGCCCCCTTGCAACCAATTCTGTTACACAAATGTCTCAGGCGGTCAGACCTAGCAGGAGAATTCCTCTCGCTAAATGCCTCAAGCGGCTCTCCGGAGCTGCTTACCGGTCCTCTGGCAGACAATTCTGACATTAAACTGTTGCTCTCAGTGTTGTGGGAGCTGAACGTGGAACAGCTGAAGCTGGCCTCCCTTCCCTCCTGGTTCTGAGCCTCGCTGCAGCGGAGCGCTTCCGTAGTGCTTGCGTAACATTCGCTGTCGCACGAGGCATACTGGCCACTGCTTGAGCTTTCACTAAACGATTCGGCTCGTTTGGCGCCTCCGCCCAGATTCCCACAGCCGCTCGGCAGTAACTCCGCATTGACCACGACCGTCTTTTCCAGGTCCGAGACGGCTGCAGCGTTCTCCCGGGTGAACAGGTAGGCGTGATCGGGCGAGGTGACGTCCAGCCCTTCGTGGCCTGTGGCCCTCACCACGAGGTCTGGGTCTAGGAAGCTGCCATAGTGGGAGAGGTTGAAGGTGGCGTTGGGATCCTGCATGCTGGCAACAGGATCTGCTTCACATTCGGACACAACTGCATGGGTGGGAGAGGGCCCGGGGATCTCCTGGGATCTGTTAGCGTTCTGTATTTCGAGGCTCGCTCTCAGCTTGCTGTCGATTaaagtggaggggggaaatgcgcTGTCTGGAGGCAAAGGGGACCCCTTAGCTGTAGTGCTCTGGACGCAATGAGTTTGGGTTGTGCCAAGATCTGGTTTGAGGGGCTCGGGTCCTCCGATGTGAAAACCCCGTGTTGCCAAGGGACTGGGGGCTGGCTGCCCAAGCACGCCGCCCAAGCCGGCTGAGGCTGCCGGCTGAGCACAGTCTCCCTGATCAGACAAAGTGCTGGAAGCCAAAGAACACTCCGTTAGGAACGAAGAAGCGATCCTGTCCTCAAAGGAAGAAGTTTTATCTTGACTCTTCGGAGGACGAGAAAGGAAGGTGGGTGGCTTC
This genomic stretch from Podarcis muralis chromosome 18, rPodMur119.hap1.1, whole genome shotgun sequence harbors:
- the ANKLE1 gene encoding ankyrin repeat and LEM domain-containing protein 1 isoform X1 → MRRCASSAPRPPSSGGMEPGSLPLSVRLREALSGGECEMVEALLQQGADPNLVLPEGIAGIHLAAGMEQESGIRCLALILRYGGDPNIRSVDGLTPLHVAAAWGCYTCLKLLLMEGGDPHLKDQDGNTAFDLALEEGNEMCLRILQEFLDEPGEGQHLWMSYRREESFLTTVTEDTLNPGRSLRLYDACPILSGGSLRPPPDESLQHAKPPTFLSRPPKSQDKTSSFEDRIASSFLTECSLASSTLSDQGDCAQPAASAGLGGVLGQPAPSPLATRGFHIGGPEPLKPDLGTTQTHCVQSTTAKGSPLPPDSAFPPSTLIDSKLRASLEIQNANRSQEIPGPSPTHAVVSECEADPVASMQDPNATFNLSHYGSFLDPDLVVRATGHEGLDVTSPDHAYLFTRENAAAVSDLEKTVVVNAELLPSGCGNLGGGAKRAESFSESSSSGQYASCDSECYASTTEALRCSEAQNQEGREASFSCSTFSSHNTESNSLMSELSARGPVSSSGEPLEAFSERNSPARSDRLRHLCNRIGCKGAYSNTCAGRQSLDLCSFGKDERPKNSRQPGFSQTSQVLANCLLQKWGNQGTDSPPLRETQKPRISGAENEHLSEISSPIVGRVGTWEQQGKLKGSGSPEVQERLSTEERRGFHSMSTKDVEEHLWTPETVLIQKASEETSSPGNESPVPSGMVWDAAETIAIPHQTPPSIKEEPAGLEAKLRSMMLATRVCHSPLLQPHQSPRHVTPRTKSRMMASATHNASSSSSLFDETLEVPQRPRRTRNPRGQVPVSSDRQDRSAGPRNSGLPGAAGGENGELDDTVLISAGLSSCEPGSCSGSLPSGGPLISLDTPGSSGREVCRGYDRSDTKCGSDRATDSGEELPLKEEKLPPGNGARESLDAVLPRGEPERLSARRGTTKRQANRSRVSFSRLPAPRVSTCPSGRMSPIAQDVQLSPGGRPVNLSATEPVEYLYEDEGHALVERHVPCTDDSVANTTSSEDTVIYDWRAYTGQAAGPADVGGSSPPAASELSHLSDEALVRQLRDFGVNPGPVTGLTRKIYLQLLEKLMSDPKTKARKGSAGYSPELSSALDTYQIPDGQEDEMALSRQFDQPDKSRKWREGLLKSSFNYLLLDPRVTQNLPFRSQYISRAECFRTFISAIFYVGKGKRSRPYCHLYEALTHYQQSRRKPGRQVCSKVQHILEIWASGQGVISMHCFQNVIPVEAYTREACMVDAIGLKMLTNQKKGNYYGIVAGWPMRRRRCLGTHLLHRAMQIFLAEGERQLRPADIRTGQ
- the ANKLE1 gene encoding ankyrin repeat and LEM domain-containing protein 1 isoform X2, giving the protein MVEALLQQGADPNLVLPEGIAGIHLAAGMEQESGIRCLALILRYGGDPNIRSVDGLTPLHVAAAWGCYTCLKLLLMEGGDPHLKDQDGNTAFDLALEEGNEMCLRILQEFLDEPGEGQHLWMSYRREESFLTTVTEDTLNPGRSLRLYDACPILSGGSLRPPPDESLQHAKPPTFLSRPPKSQDKTSSFEDRIASSFLTECSLASSTLSDQGDCAQPAASAGLGGVLGQPAPSPLATRGFHIGGPEPLKPDLGTTQTHCVQSTTAKGSPLPPDSAFPPSTLIDSKLRASLEIQNANRSQEIPGPSPTHAVVSECEADPVASMQDPNATFNLSHYGSFLDPDLVVRATGHEGLDVTSPDHAYLFTRENAAAVSDLEKTVVVNAELLPSGCGNLGGGAKRAESFSESSSSGQYASCDSECYASTTEALRCSEAQNQEGREASFSCSTFSSHNTESNSLMSELSARGPVSSSGEPLEAFSERNSPARSDRLRHLCNRIGCKGAYSNTCAGRQSLDLCSFGKDERPKNSRQPGFSQTSQVLANCLLQKWGNQGTDSPPLRETQKPRISGAENEHLSEISSPIVGRVGTWEQQGKLKGSGSPEVQERLSTEERRGFHSMSTKDVEEHLWTPETVLIQKASEETSSPGNESPVPSGMVWDAAETIAIPHQTPPSIKEEPAGLEAKLRSMMLATRVCHSPLLQPHQSPRHVTPRTKSRMMASATHNASSSSSLFDETLEVPQRPRRTRNPRGQVPVSSDRQDRSAGPRNSGLPGAAGGENGELDDTVLISAGLSSCEPGSCSGSLPSGGPLISLDTPGSSGREVCRGYDRSDTKCGSDRATDSGEELPLKEEKLPPGNGARESLDAVLPRGEPERLSARRGTTKRQANRSRVSFSRLPAPRVSTCPSGRMSPIAQDVQLSPGGRPVNLSATEPVEYLYEDEGHALVERHVPCTDDSVANTTSSEDTVIYDWRAYTGQAAGPADVGGSSPPAASELSHLSDEALVRQLRDFGVNPGPVTGLTRKIYLQLLEKLMSDPKTKARKGSAGYSPELSSALDTYQIPDGQEDEMALSRQFDQPDKSRKWREGLLKSSFNYLLLDPRVTQNLPFRSQYISRAECFRTFISAIFYVGKGKRSRPYCHLYEALTHYQQSRRKPGRQVCSKVQHILEIWASGQGVISMHCFQNVIPVEAYTREACMVDAIGLKMLTNQKKGNYYGIVAGWPMRRRRCLGTHLLHRAMQIFLAEGERQLRPADIRTGQ
- the ANKLE1 gene encoding ankyrin repeat and LEM domain-containing protein 1 isoform X3, translating into MRRCASSAPRPPSSGGMEPGSLPLSVRLREALSGGECEMVEALLQQGADPNLVLPEGIAGIHLAAGMEQESGIRCLALILRYGGDPNIRSVDGLTPLHVAAAWGCYTCLKLLLMEGGDPHLKDQDGNTAFDLALEEGNEMCLRILQEFLDEPGEGQHLWMSYRREESFLTTVTEDTLNPGRSLRLYDACPILSGGSLRPPPDESLQHAKPPTFLSRPPKSQDKTSSFEDRIASSFLTECSLASSTLSDQGDCAQPAASAGLGGVLGQPAPSPLATRGFHIGGPEPLKPDLGTTQTHCVQSTTAKGSPLPPDSAFPPSTLIDSKLRASLEIQNANRSQEIPGPSPTHAVVSECEADPVASMQDPNATFNLSHYGSFLDPDLVVRATGHEGLDVTSPDHAYLFTRENAAAVSDLEKTVVVNAELLPSGCGNLGGGAKRAESFSESSSSGQYASCDSECYASTTEALRCSEAQNQEGREASFSCSTFSSHNTESNSLMSELSARGPVSSSGEPLEAFSERNSPARSDRLRHLCNRIGCKGAYSNTCAGRQSLDLCSFGKDERPKNSRQPGFSQTSQVLANCLLQKWGNQGTDSPPLRETQKPRISGAENEHLSEISSPIVGRVGTWEQQGKLKGSGSPEVQERLSTEERRGFHSMSTKDVEEHLWTPETVLIQKASEETSSPGNESPVPSGMVWDAAETIAIPHQTPPSIKEEPAGLEAKLRSMMLATRVCHSPLLQPHQSPRHVTPRTKSRMMASATHNASSSSSLFDETLEVPQRPRRTRNPRGQVPVSSDRQDRSAGPRNSGLPGAAGGENGELDDTVLISAGLSSCEPGSCSGSLPSGGPLISLDTPGSSGREVCRGYDRSDTKCGSDRATDSGEELPLKEEKLPPGNGARESLDAVLPRGEPERLSARRGTTKRQANRSRVSFSRLPAPRVSTCPSGRMSPIAQDVQLSPGGRPVNLSATEPVEYLYEDEGHALVERHVPCTDDSVANTTSSEDTVIYDWRAYTGQAAGPADVGGSSPPAASELSHLSDEALVRQLRDFGVNPGPVTGLTRKIYLQLLEKLMSDPKTKARKGSAGYSPELSSALDTYQIPDGQEDEMALSRQFDQPDKSRKWREGLLKSSFNYLLLDPRCAPKSSISWKSGPAGRGSSLCIASRTSFRWKPTREKPAWWMPSG